In the Halobellus sp. MBLA0158 genome, one interval contains:
- a CDS encoding biosurfactant protein 1 codes for MTDHNSDREAFQPVGEGALVPDPALDQPADGQPTRQRESSHSGGYPGGTTDTDRACVSCGASIPASQRKCRFCLEHELDAASASDAASSEQTLRGVIQFLIESGTFYGAVAKGAAAATLLTSGHDEPIDDCTLIYDLDDEPAPQLTERWPTLPAAAEVTSAAGEALLTAARERTAWNERSDRSQTEIPRVYDERGQGIRAESSLEHTLDDSDQLWIVPAIAVETVPHETESTSAGAEIPTVTALECQHCTRETEHRFRTRESLPDETWTGQPIWECQVCGTGRYGPAPE; via the coding sequence ATGACTGACCACAACTCAGACCGAGAGGCGTTCCAACCTGTCGGGGAAGGCGCTCTGGTGCCGGACCCAGCGTTGGATCAGCCAGCAGACGGCCAGCCAACCCGCCAGCGTGAATCCTCGCATTCGGGTGGGTATCCGGGTGGAACAACCGACACAGACCGGGCCTGTGTCTCCTGTGGCGCATCGATCCCGGCGTCGCAACGAAAATGCCGGTTCTGTCTCGAACACGAACTCGACGCCGCGTCAGCGTCGGATGCTGCGAGTTCCGAGCAGACACTCCGTGGTGTAATCCAGTTCCTCATCGAATCAGGGACGTTCTACGGCGCCGTGGCAAAGGGAGCAGCTGCAGCGACACTCCTCACGTCAGGTCACGACGAGCCGATCGACGACTGTACGCTCATCTACGATCTCGACGACGAGCCCGCACCCCAGTTAACCGAGCGCTGGCCTACGCTCCCCGCGGCCGCCGAGGTGACCTCAGCGGCCGGTGAGGCGTTGCTAACAGCAGCCCGTGAGCGGACAGCGTGGAACGAGAGGAGCGATCGTTCTCAGACGGAGATTCCACGCGTCTATGACGAGCGTGGCCAGGGAATTCGTGCTGAGTCGTCCCTCGAGCACACGCTCGACGACAGCGATCAGCTGTGGATCGTCCCAGCAATCGCTGTGGAAACAGTACCCCACGAAACGGAGTCCACCAGTGCCGGAGCCGAAATTCCGACCGTGACAGCCCTCGAGTGCCAGCACTGTACGAGAGAAACAGAACATCGGTTCAGGACACGCGAGTCGCTCCCTGACGAGACCTGGACGGGCCAACCAATCTGGGAGTGCCAGGTGTGTGGCACAGGTCGCTACGGGCCTGCTCCCGAATAG
- a CDS encoding DUF6735 family protein has protein sequence MGHRALVAYERTDGQYTLHYSHWGAANLKLKHRISAESPFGGDDTDSKWAKQLLAELADGLESDAVDGYLTGENRPSSVVEPKPRATGLTLDEIVADHLDYLHHEAFFVVSTTFEVTAYRTLWFGLQYDSETVEQGETVGNGALATVRWYDSEPVGDGHLQGQFAALKDVVGDMIDKGVFTPSTAKQYLKRKLVERVGDRQKLRIPTGELSFETASISQT, from the coding sequence ATGGGTCACCGCGCACTTGTTGCGTACGAACGAACCGACGGACAGTACACGCTCCACTACTCTCATTGGGGTGCTGCGAACCTGAAGCTCAAGCACCGAATCTCGGCTGAGTCGCCGTTCGGTGGCGACGACACCGACTCCAAGTGGGCGAAACAGCTGCTGGCTGAACTGGCCGATGGCCTCGAGTCAGATGCGGTCGACGGCTACCTCACCGGCGAAAATCGTCCGTCGTCGGTCGTCGAGCCGAAGCCCCGCGCCACCGGGCTCACCCTCGACGAGATCGTCGCGGACCATCTCGACTACCTCCACCACGAGGCGTTCTTCGTGGTGTCGACGACGTTCGAGGTGACTGCCTATCGGACGCTGTGGTTCGGCCTGCAGTACGACTCGGAGACGGTCGAACAGGGCGAGACGGTCGGGAACGGCGCGCTCGCGACGGTGCGCTGGTACGACAGCGAGCCGGTCGGCGACGGCCACCTGCAGGGACAGTTCGCGGCCCTCAAAGACGTCGTCGGCGACATGATCGACAAGGGCGTCTTCACACCGTCGACGGCGAAACAATACCTGAAACGAAAGCTTGTGGAGCGAGTCGGAGATCGACAGAAGTTACGCATCCCAACCGGTGAATTATCCTTTGAGACGGCGAGTATCAGCCAAACGTAG
- a CDS encoding DUF7342 family protein: MTESSRDRVQSWTESMSARDRIRAVAESLREPRSVNWISEQADAAWSTTNEELQDLVDQGQLRRVEAGETTRYQPDYTRLLFEEIRTLIEENTREELRSELAAITEEIEEWQATYDVETWEELEQSLADGDLASAELRDRRDVIAFWRENEEDRRLIKHALELYSDVEAAREQMTDVADRATS, translated from the coding sequence ATGACCGAATCCTCGCGAGATCGGGTCCAATCGTGGACTGAGTCGATGAGCGCCCGCGACCGCATTCGGGCGGTCGCCGAGTCACTTCGCGAACCCCGCTCAGTTAACTGGATCAGCGAGCAGGCCGACGCCGCCTGGAGCACGACCAACGAGGAACTTCAGGATCTCGTCGACCAGGGCCAGTTGCGTCGCGTCGAGGCCGGCGAGACCACGCGCTACCAGCCGGACTACACGCGACTGCTCTTCGAGGAGATCCGCACGCTCATCGAGGAAAACACCCGCGAGGAGCTGCGGAGTGAATTGGCCGCGATCACCGAGGAGATCGAGGAGTGGCAGGCGACCTACGACGTCGAGACGTGGGAAGAACTCGAACAGTCGCTCGCCGACGGCGACCTCGCAAGTGCGGAGCTCCGGGACCGCCGCGACGTCATCGCGTTCTGGCGTGAGAACGAGGAGGATCGCCGCCTCATCAAGCACGCACTGGAACTCTACTCCGACGTCGAAGCTGCCCGCGAGCAGATGACCGACGTGGCTGACCGCGCCACGAGCTAA
- a CDS encoding transcription initiation factor IIB, whose protein sequence is MATRDIYETGFDEDVRTESSANQCPECDGRVTTNAVETVCEDCGLVIEEQRLDHGPEWRAYDEDERERTGAPLTAARHDRGLSTEIGHRTDAHGNELSEQKRRRLARMRREQTRGRWRSKAERNLAHGLGEVRRLASALELSESIRDQACQLFRRAQSEDLLRGRSIEAIGAASIYGTGRCNQHPLLLEDVVDAARVESTRVTNAYRTLNRELELPAPPMRPTSFVPRLISELGLDHDIRRRANELAEHAEGTALTNGCQPSGVAAACVYLAAQEQGALITQSTVASAAEVSVVTLRSRRDELQAI, encoded by the coding sequence ATGGCAACGAGAGACATCTACGAGACTGGCTTCGACGAAGACGTCCGAACGGAATCGAGTGCGAACCAGTGTCCCGAGTGCGACGGCCGAGTCACCACGAACGCGGTCGAAACGGTCTGCGAGGACTGTGGGCTCGTCATCGAAGAGCAACGTCTCGATCACGGGCCGGAGTGGCGAGCATACGATGAGGACGAGCGCGAGCGAACAGGCGCACCGTTAACGGCGGCCCGCCACGATCGAGGCCTCTCGACGGAGATCGGTCACAGAACCGATGCGCACGGGAACGAACTCTCAGAGCAGAAACGTCGGCGGCTGGCCCGGATGCGACGTGAGCAGACCCGTGGTCGCTGGCGGTCCAAAGCGGAACGGAATCTCGCACACGGGTTGGGCGAGGTGCGCCGGCTGGCGAGTGCGCTCGAACTCTCCGAGTCGATTCGTGACCAGGCGTGCCAGCTCTTTCGGAGGGCTCAGAGCGAGGATCTGCTTCGTGGCAGATCCATCGAAGCCATCGGTGCAGCGAGCATCTACGGTACCGGCCGATGTAACCAACACCCGCTTCTCCTCGAGGATGTCGTCGACGCCGCCCGAGTCGAGTCCACTCGTGTGACCAACGCCTACCGAACACTGAATCGCGAATTAGAGCTCCCGGCACCACCAATGCGCCCGACGTCGTTCGTTCCGCGGCTGATCTCGGAGTTGGGGTTAGACCACGACATTCGCCGCCGCGCGAACGAACTCGCAGAACACGCCGAAGGGACAGCCCTCACGAACGGCTGTCAGCCATCGGGCGTCGCGGCCGCCTGCGTCTATCTGGCCGCCCAAGAACAGGGCGCGTTGATTACCCAATCCACCGTCGCGTCGGCAGCAGAGGTGTCAGTCGTGACGCTCCGAAGCCGGCGGGACGAACTACAAGCGATCTGA
- a CDS encoding DUF4238 domain-containing protein: MNEHYVQESYLRLFAPGEEGLVSRYSLVEQHGGGDYYDPIERYPVKKAASSENYAEGLLESDATNRAEKAMVNSLRKLDSGEQLSDEDIANISQFVSFQRDRSPAAKIHHRMRGELWKAAGKDVDDFWESVMYIDGNDRYIGFQHMGWRIVENSTDLPFFTSDVPVVVYREEFPEDREMDGFDFDGKEVYCPLSPDKLLVLLDPNTFQVGPQYPHTEIESCELSDRQEVWKLNMFQGLNAFQEVFGPIGAGEYLEKLIEGMCQCYPDEDYIRGNRWSTERIYEAQKSGIREADERPNQATIPEEDWEIMLSHKKTTDAKWMFSHSLEFIDGLR; the protein is encoded by the coding sequence GTGAATGAGCACTATGTTCAGGAATCTTATTTGAGGTTGTTTGCTCCTGGAGAGGAGGGCTTGGTATCTCGTTATTCTCTGGTCGAACAACACGGTGGCGGGGACTATTATGATCCTATTGAGCGGTATCCGGTGAAGAAGGCTGCATCTTCAGAGAATTACGCTGAGGGTCTATTGGAGAGTGATGCAACGAACCGTGCGGAGAAAGCGATGGTGAATTCGTTAAGAAAGCTGGATAGCGGCGAGCAGTTGTCCGACGAGGATATAGCGAATATTTCGCAGTTTGTCTCATTTCAGAGGGACAGGTCTCCGGCAGCGAAGATCCATCACAGAATGCGAGGGGAGTTATGGAAGGCAGCTGGAAAGGATGTAGATGATTTCTGGGAGAGCGTGATGTATATCGACGGGAATGACCGATATATCGGGTTCCAACATATGGGATGGAGGATCGTAGAGAACTCTACTGATCTCCCGTTCTTTACATCGGATGTGCCTGTGGTCGTGTACCGGGAGGAGTTCCCTGAAGACCGCGAGATGGACGGTTTTGATTTCGATGGAAAGGAGGTCTACTGTCCTTTGAGTCCAGATAAGCTATTGGTGCTGCTGGATCCGAACACGTTCCAGGTGGGGCCTCAGTATCCGCACACAGAGATTGAATCTTGTGAGTTGAGTGACCGACAGGAGGTTTGGAAGCTAAATATGTTTCAAGGACTTAATGCGTTCCAGGAAGTATTTGGACCGATCGGAGCGGGTGAGTATCTGGAGAAATTGATCGAGGGGATGTGCCAGTGTTACCCTGACGAGGACTATATTCGTGGTAATCGATGGAGCACGGAGCGGATTTACGAGGCGCAGAAGTCCGGGATTCGGGAAGCAGATGAGCGGCCGAATCAAGCGACGATTCCTGAGGAGGATTGGGAGATTATGTTGTCGCATAAGAAGACTACTGATGCGAAGTGGATGTTTTCCCACAGTCTGGAATTCATCGACGGCCTGCGGTGA